The Tigriopus californicus strain San Diego chromosome 10, Tcal_SD_v2.1, whole genome shotgun sequence region CTGACACGTTCTCTTCAATCAGCCTTGGAGATCGTCCTCAGCAGGCTGATAAACCTCCTTCCTTTAGAGAAACATTTTCCTTCATCCATACCTCCAGATACAAGCTAGCCATTGTTTCTCCAAGGTTTCGATAaccaattcaatcaacaacaacgatCCCCGAGATACTTATCACACTTTGTTGCGGTTTCTTCCCTACAAACGCTAATTGATAGAATGAGAAAGCTTTCCTAACTTCTCAGTCTAGTCGttccattgttttgattgtgtTTCAAACTTCAAGTACTAACTTAGCTTGTGCGTAGAGTGTTCTTTGGCCACTCATAAATTTTGAGTCTGATTGGATCTTGATGTTGTAAACAAGAGGTACTAAGAGACCCAATTGAAGGCCATTAAGAAATATCTCGCTAATGaattgcaaagaaaacaaaataactttggTCATGAGTTTGGGCAAGCATGATTCATTTTGCTTCGACCATTGATTATCGATCGACCCTTAGACGGACATAATGTTGCGACCTCCGTCAATAGAAAACGTGACGCCCGTGACGAAGGAGGCATCCTCGGAGGCCAAATAGGCCACGGCTTTGGCCACCTCATCCACCGTTCCTACACGACCCAAAGCATGGGACTTCTGGATTCGCTCCACGAAAATCGCCAATCTGTGCAAATATGCCATGCAGAGTATTTTGGGCCCCCAGTCGTTTCTGAACGATCAGGTCAGGTTGGTTACTTACTCAACATCGTTCATGCCCACCTGTTTGTGGATCTCGGTGAGGATCACACCGGGATTGACCGCGTTCACTCGGACCCCTTGCGGGGCCAATTCCAGAGCACTCGAGCGCACCAGTTGATCCAGGGCAGCTTTACTCATACAATAAGCTAGCACACCGGGAAAAGGCCGCAAACCTAAGATTCAGATTCAATTCAGGGATGCTTTCATCCCCCAGAATCTAGAAGGAACACTGGTTTTCAATCAATGCCTCACCACAAACACTGGAAATGTGAACAATATTGCCCTTGGTCTTCATGAGGTGCGGAATGGCGGCTTGACTCAGAATGAAGGCTGATCTGGCGTTGAGGTTCATGCACTTGTCAAAATCCTCAATGGATCCAGAGGCCGTATCGCCTTTCACCAACATCCCTGCAGAGTTCACCAGGACATCCAAACCTAAAAGAAAAT contains the following coding sequences:
- the LOC131888751 gene encoding uncharacterized oxidoreductase TM_0325-like; amino-acid sequence: MNTSNFKGKVILITGASSGIGAGTAKHFAALGAKLVLIARNEAKLQETASECRTAGAENVLVSPHDLGIAEECVKAVENTVSHFGGLDVLVNSAGMLVKGDTASGSIEDFDKCMNLNARSAFILSQAAIPHLMKTKGNIVHISSVCGLRPFPGVLAYCMSKAALDQLVRSSALELAPQGVRVNAVNPGVILTEIHKQVGMNDVELAIFVERIQKSHALGRVGTVDEVAKAVAYLASEDASFVTGVTFSIDGGRNIMSV